In the Anaerobranca gottschalkii DSM 13577 genome, one interval contains:
- the rpmC gene encoding 50S ribosomal protein L29: MKAKEIRELTPKELNEKLDSLKTELFNLRFQLATGQLENPMRIRQVRKDIARIKTIIRERELKINVQ, from the coding sequence ATGAAAGCTAAGGAAATTAGAGAGTTAACCCCAAAAGAGTTGAATGAGAAGCTTGATAGCTTAAAAACTGAATTATTTAACTTAAGATTCCAGCTAGCTACTGGTCAGTTGGAAAACCCAATGCGTATCCGTCAAGTGAGAAAAGATATTGCTCGGATTAAAACAATAATTCGGGAAAGAGAATTAAAGATTAATGTGCAGTAA
- the rplP gene encoding 50S ribosomal protein L16 produces MLMPKRVKYRRPHRGGIKGKSKGGNQIDYGEYGLQALEPSWITNRQIEAARIAMTRYIKRGGKVWIKIFPHKAITQKPAEVRMGSGKGSPEKWVAVVKPGRIMFELAGVSEEVAREAMRLAMHKLPIKCKFVKREELGGENHES; encoded by the coding sequence ATGTTAATGCCTAAAAGAGTTAAATACCGCAGACCACATCGTGGAGGTATTAAAGGTAAATCTAAAGGTGGAAACCAAATAGATTACGGTGAATACGGCTTACAAGCCCTTGAACCATCTTGGATCACCAATAGACAAATTGAAGCTGCCCGTATTGCAATGACCCGTTACATTAAAAGGGGCGGTAAAGTTTGGATTAAAATTTTCCCTCACAAGGCTATAACTCAAAAACCTGCAGAGGTAAGGATGGGTTCTGGTAAAGGTTCACCAGAAAAGTGGGTTGCAGTTGTTAAACCTGGTAGAATAATGTTTGAATTGGCAGGTGTTAGTGAAGAAGTAGCAAGGGAAGCTATGAGATTAGCTATGCACAAGCTGCCTATTAAATGTAAGTTCGTAAAAAGGGAAGAATTAGGTGGTGAAAACCATGAAAGCTAA
- the rpsC gene encoding 30S ribosomal protein S3: protein MGQKVNPIGLRVGIIRDWDAKWYADKRTYVDTLHEDLKIRKYIRKNLANSGVSRIEIERAANRVRVTIHTAKPGMVIGKGGAGVENLRKQLENLVNTDKNNKKQVHLNIIEIKNPDLDAQLVAENIAAQLERRIAFRRAMKQAISRTLKAGAKGIKTSVSGRLGGADMARTEWYTEGNVPLQTLRADIDYGFAEADTTYGKIGVKVWIYKGEVLPEAKAKKAEEGGK from the coding sequence GTGGGTCAAAAGGTAAATCCTATTGGTCTACGTGTAGGGATAATTCGCGATTGGGATGCCAAATGGTATGCTGATAAAAGAACTTATGTTGATACCTTACATGAAGACTTAAAGATAAGAAAATATATTAGAAAAAACTTAGCTAACTCTGGTGTATCAAGAATCGAAATTGAAAGAGCCGCTAACAGAGTTAGAGTGACAATCCACACTGCAAAGCCAGGCATGGTAATTGGTAAAGGTGGGGCAGGTGTTGAGAATCTAAGAAAACAATTAGAAAACCTCGTTAATACAGATAAAAATAACAAAAAACAAGTACATTTAAATATTATAGAAATTAAAAATCCTGATTTAGATGCTCAACTTGTTGCAGAAAACATCGCTGCACAGCTTGAAAGAAGGATTGCTTTCAGAAGAGCAATGAAACAAGCAATTAGCCGTACTTTAAAAGCCGGTGCTAAGGGTATAAAAACAAGTGTAAGTGGACGTCTAGGTGGAGCTGATATGGCTCGTACTGAGTGGTATACTGAAGGGAATGTTCCTTTACAAACCTTAAGAGCTGACATTGACTATGGGTTCGCTGAAGCTGATACCACTTATGGCAAAATCGGTGTTAAGGTTTGGATCTATAAAGGGGAAGTTCTTCCTGAAGCGAAAGCTAAAAAGGCTGAGGAAGGAGGAAAATAG